Proteins co-encoded in one Puntigrus tetrazona isolate hp1 chromosome 20, ASM1883169v1, whole genome shotgun sequence genomic window:
- the si:dkey-63b1.1 gene encoding B2 bradykinin receptor produces the protein MELNSTNICNDTVAWTWLSSLQPPFLALISILGVLGNSLVLCVFCLQRKPCSVADVYLGNLAAADLIMVLCLPFWTVTIAQGFQWNFSQLLCKVICTAISMNYYCSVLFLTLVSVDRYLALAKPMNPSKLRCPKRAKRICAVIWMVGLVLSLPTLVFRRVRFFPFIGVDACYLEYPHPAWVLQRNITTNVVGFLLPLPIISLCTFHVVKALKNRGLVIQPRVQTERKAAKLVLTVLAVFLLCWTPFQLVRFLDTLDYFRLIPGCLWENILQISNELATYLGYSNSAINPFLYVIVGSHFRKRAHGVFQGLLCSRRKSNSSVHLNVTVISKCGDSPKDNRITPLALRAVYPPIKPHMVCR, from the coding sequence ATGGAACTAAATTCAACAAACATCTGCAACGACACAGTCGCCTGGACATGGCTGTCATCTCTCCAGCCTCCGTTCTTGGCTCTTATCAGCATCCTGGGAGTGTTGGGCAACAGTCTGGTCCTCTGTGTGTTCTGCCTCCAGCGGAAGCCGTGCAGCGTGGCTGATGTGTATCTGGGCAACCTGGCAGCTGCAGACCTCATTATGGTCCTGTGTTTGCCCTTCTGGACGGTCACCATCGCCCAAGGCTTTCAGTGGAACTTCAGTCAGCTGCTCTGCAAGGTAATCTGCACCGCCATCTCCATGAACTACTACTGCAGCGTACTGTTCCTCACGCTGGTCAGCGTGGACCGCTACCTCGCCTTGGCCAAACCCATGAACCCCAGTAAGCTGAGATGCCCCAAACGGGCCAAGCGTATCTGTGCGGTGATCTGGATGGTGGGATTGGTGCTCAGCCTCCCGACTCTGGTCTTCCGAAGAGTACGCTTCTTCCCGTTCATAGGGGTGGATGCCTGTTATCTAGAGTACCCACATCCGGCCTGGGTTCTCCAACGGAACATCACCACAAACGTCGTCGGGTTCCTGCTTCCGCTGCCCATCATTTCCCTTTGCACGTTTCATGTGGTCAAAGCGCTTAAAAACCGCGGCCTCGTGATTCAACCGAGGGTTCAAACGGAGAGGAAAGCCGCTAAGCTGGTTCTGACGGTCCTCGCCGTGTTTCTCCTGTGCTGGACGCCCTTTCAGCTGGTGCGGTTCCTAGACACCCTTGACTACTTTCGGCTCATTCCTGGGTGCCTCTGGGAGAATATATTGCAAATTAGCAACGAGCTGGCTACTTATTTAGGGTACAGCAATAGTGCAATAAACCCTTTTTTGTATGTTATCGTAGGGAGCCACTTCAGGAAGAGAGCTCATGGAGTTTTTCAAGGTCTTTTGTGCTCCAGACGCAAGAGCAATTCCTCGGTGCACttaaatgttactgttattagCAAGTGCGGTGACAGCCCTAAAGATAACAGAATAACACCGCTGGCTCTGAGAGCTGTATATCCACCCATCAAACCTCATATGGTGTGTAGATAg
- the LOC122324366 gene encoding uncharacterized protein C14orf132-like produces MDLSFMAAQIPVMTGAFMDSSPHDDYSTDHSLFNSSASVHAAALAAHNQQEEQQPMSRDAIWLWIAITATIGNIVVVGVVYAFTF; encoded by the coding sequence ATCCCTGTGATGACAGGAGCCTTCATGGACTCGTCGCCTCACGATGACTACAGCACGGATCACTCTCTCTTCAACTCGTCCGCTAGCGTCCACGCCGCCGCTCTGGCAGCTCACAACCAACAGGAGGAGCAGCAGCCCATGTCCCGAGACGCCATCTGGCTGTGGATCGCCATCACCGCCACCATCGGGAACATCGTAGTGGTGGGCGTCGTCTACGCCTTCACGTTCTGA